In Desulfomonile tiedjei DSM 6799, a genomic segment contains:
- a CDS encoding ABC transporter ATP-binding protein, with translation MDEISPVDSGRPLLKVRDLSKSFGGVRAVIAATFDLHKGELLGIIGPNGSGKTTMVNLLTGFVKPDSGVIEYEGRNITGWMPYRIARLGIARTFQMIRPFAELAAFKNLVIPLYSPRVKSLSGGKYGDRDAVAKDLLEEVGFERESSVTYKAAGSLPHGYLKRLELAKCLALRADLIILDELFSGLSIAELAGIVPIIEKLMVEGKTIIMIEHRLRELFRIADRVLVLNYGMIIADGKPAAVMEQDEVRQAYLGSE, from the coding sequence ATGGATGAGATATCTCCCGTTGACAGTGGCCGACCCCTCTTGAAGGTCCGGGATCTGAGTAAGAGCTTCGGTGGAGTTCGAGCTGTAATTGCAGCGACTTTCGACCTCCACAAAGGTGAGCTTCTCGGAATTATCGGGCCGAACGGGTCAGGGAAGACGACTATGGTGAATCTCCTCACCGGGTTCGTCAAGCCGGATTCAGGAGTAATCGAATACGAGGGCCGCAACATAACCGGATGGATGCCCTACCGCATAGCGCGGCTCGGTATCGCCCGAACATTTCAGATGATCCGGCCCTTTGCGGAACTGGCTGCGTTCAAAAATCTCGTCATTCCGCTTTACTCTCCTCGCGTGAAGAGTCTCTCCGGCGGAAAATATGGTGACAGGGACGCTGTCGCAAAAGATCTTCTTGAAGAAGTGGGGTTCGAGCGAGAGTCCTCGGTCACGTACAAAGCCGCGGGCAGTCTGCCCCACGGATATCTCAAACGCCTTGAACTTGCAAAGTGTCTTGCGCTGCGGGCTGACCTGATCATACTCGACGAGCTCTTCTCAGGATTGAGCATAGCCGAACTCGCGGGTATCGTTCCCATCATCGAGAAACTCATGGTTGAAGGCAAAACCATAATTATGATCGAGCATCGTCTCCGTGAACTCTTTCGTATCGCTGATCGGGTTTTGGTCCTGAATTACGGCATGATTATTGCCGATGGAAAGCCGGCCGCGGTCATGGAGCAGGACGAAGTCAGACAAGCGTACCTGGGATCAGAATAA
- a CDS encoding branched-chain amino acid ABC transporter permease, giving the protein MNATQVALKRRKERIDRGIKVRSDDIFALTSYKEMLYVSVPPVLPVAVLLVLPLVLPPYWQKVLISTAVFALLAISWDFLVCVGMVSLGQALFFGVGAYVAGVLDHYAGLPIWLGIPLATVIGGGLCTVFLIPVLRLRGVYFSMVTLVLPLMLERIVEATGAFGGTEGLTGLKSFPNQWIEQYLIIVAVLVALFGFRRLMTTDYGLVLKAIRDNDRSVMSGGLNIYWFKAQALFITGCMGSFCGAYMTHVYMFVGMPSFALDYSILPLASAVVGGMGTFAGSFIGAFILVPLSEALRGIGGLRIVFYSLFLVVFIVALPEGIFHYVQRKYQQFERWVTVDK; this is encoded by the coding sequence ATGAATGCAACGCAAGTAGCCCTAAAGAGAAGAAAAGAACGGATCGACCGCGGAATCAAGGTGCGATCGGACGACATCTTTGCACTCACTTCGTACAAAGAGATGCTGTACGTTTCAGTACCTCCGGTACTTCCTGTGGCAGTGCTTCTTGTCCTGCCGCTGGTTCTACCGCCGTACTGGCAAAAAGTGCTGATATCCACCGCAGTTTTTGCTTTGCTGGCCATAAGCTGGGACTTCCTGGTTTGTGTGGGAATGGTATCTCTCGGTCAGGCGCTGTTCTTCGGTGTGGGTGCATACGTGGCCGGGGTGTTGGACCACTATGCAGGTCTTCCCATCTGGCTCGGCATTCCGCTTGCCACCGTAATAGGCGGCGGATTGTGCACGGTATTCCTGATACCGGTCCTCAGGCTTCGCGGTGTGTATTTTTCCATGGTCACCCTTGTGTTACCGCTTATGCTGGAACGAATCGTGGAAGCCACCGGTGCATTCGGTGGAACTGAGGGACTTACCGGTCTGAAATCGTTCCCGAACCAGTGGATCGAACAATATCTCATTATTGTTGCGGTCCTCGTAGCGCTCTTCGGATTCCGTCGATTGATGACTACGGATTATGGGCTTGTCCTGAAGGCGATCCGAGACAACGACCGATCGGTTATGAGCGGCGGTCTCAACATTTACTGGTTCAAGGCGCAAGCGCTGTTCATCACCGGATGCATGGGGTCGTTCTGCGGAGCATACATGACCCATGTATACATGTTCGTCGGAATGCCCTCTTTTGCGCTGGACTATTCCATACTTCCCCTGGCTTCGGCAGTGGTGGGAGGAATGGGGACTTTTGCCGGCTCGTTTATCGGCGCATTTATCCTCGTGCCTCTCTCTGAAGCGCTGAGAGGGATAGGCGGCCTTCGAATAGTCTTCTATTCGCTGTTTCTTGTTGTCTTTATCGTGGCTTTACCGGAAGGCATATTCCACTACGTGCAAAGAAAATACCAGCAATTCGAACGCTGGGTGACCGTTGACAAATGA
- a CDS encoding branched-chain amino acid ABC transporter permease: MSLTRETALIRKAASMLEVTLIYGFVNSIILALIALGFSLTFGISGVSNFAYGSLYVLSGYAVWIFMHKLQIPFVFAAILAVILSSALGLALYHFVLLRVRGLVISEVIATFGVGLAILELFRYMGFTGFEYTLPVFTDGSIEIGNVYVDHQRLWIIGFGIALAVALYFFTHHTKLGLAFRGIAQDEKTALSLGINADRIAGISVAFGSGLAAVAAILILPRGTISVNEGYDVLINAMAVCIIGGLGSTVGVIVASFLIGYAQMITDTLSGPHWKMIVSLVAIFIILVVKPSGLFGKQKELEERI, translated from the coding sequence ATGAGTTTAACCCGAGAAACAGCCTTAATCCGAAAGGCAGCATCCATGCTGGAAGTCACTCTCATCTACGGATTTGTCAACAGTATCATTCTGGCCCTTATCGCCCTGGGATTCAGTCTCACTTTCGGCATCAGCGGCGTTTCGAATTTCGCGTACGGCTCTTTGTACGTGCTTTCCGGTTACGCTGTATGGATATTCATGCACAAGCTGCAAATACCCTTTGTGTTTGCCGCGATCTTGGCCGTAATTCTCTCATCCGCGCTGGGACTCGCGTTGTACCACTTTGTTCTGCTGAGGGTCAGAGGCCTGGTCATATCGGAAGTCATAGCGACCTTCGGAGTCGGCCTGGCGATTCTGGAACTCTTCAGGTACATGGGGTTTACGGGTTTCGAGTACACCCTGCCGGTCTTCACAGACGGGAGCATCGAAATCGGAAACGTGTACGTGGATCATCAGAGACTCTGGATAATCGGGTTCGGCATTGCTCTGGCTGTAGCGCTCTATTTCTTCACGCATCATACCAAGCTGGGATTGGCATTCAGGGGAATAGCGCAGGACGAAAAAACCGCGTTGTCCCTCGGAATCAATGCCGACAGAATTGCCGGGATCAGTGTGGCGTTCGGTTCGGGACTTGCGGCTGTTGCAGCCATATTGATTCTTCCTCGCGGCACCATATCGGTGAATGAGGGATACGACGTCCTGATAAACGCCATGGCAGTGTGCATTATAGGAGGCTTGGGAAGTACTGTTGGGGTGATTGTGGCATCATTCCTCATCGGTTATGCGCAGATGATCACGGATACTCTGTCAGGCCCGCACTGGAAGATGATTGTTTCGCTTGTGGCCATTTTCATCATTCTGGTGGTCAAGCCATCGGGTCTCTTCGGAAAACAAAAGGAACTCGAAGAGCGGATATAG
- a CDS encoding ABC transporter substrate-binding protein: MKNVLTAMVLFVVCLAAWAGSPAMAEEPILIGVPTSLTALEGRESLKAVEMAVAEINAKGGVKVGNSKRELKLETIDLRDFSPGVPVQEALLGIEKIITEKKVAAIVVGPFRSEALLAGMDLLAKYKVPMLGTIAMTPKSEEKVKADPEKYKYCFRVCLNAVYLVKYLAQSLGSLKNDFGFNKIFAMHQDVLWAKATAEGTLKVASGQFGWENLGTEAYPTGSSDFSAGLSKAKSKGAQVILPVFDMAQSGILLKQWQQMKIPAMVAGFISPMAGPGAWKTFEGKIGGLLNTTFEIGSAIPTEKYAPAKKFYDDYAKKYGTPMEAGHGPAPSYDSVYILAEAIERAGTLDPDKLVAEIKKTDRAGVIGRIKFDDGNQVIYGNDPTQTACGCIFQWTDDGKRVIVFPEALAEGKIKLPSWVKTSK, from the coding sequence ATGAAGAACGTCCTGACGGCTATGGTACTATTCGTCGTCTGTCTCGCAGCGTGGGCCGGCTCTCCGGCAATGGCTGAGGAACCGATTCTCATCGGTGTGCCCACTTCACTGACGGCTCTCGAAGGCAGAGAATCGCTGAAAGCCGTTGAAATGGCAGTGGCCGAGATAAACGCAAAGGGAGGGGTGAAGGTCGGCAACTCGAAACGAGAGCTCAAACTCGAGACAATCGACCTCCGTGATTTCTCCCCTGGAGTTCCTGTGCAGGAAGCTTTGCTCGGAATAGAGAAGATCATAACAGAAAAGAAAGTTGCCGCCATTGTCGTTGGGCCGTTCCGATCGGAAGCGTTGTTGGCCGGCATGGATCTTCTCGCCAAGTACAAAGTACCTATGCTCGGCACTATCGCTATGACCCCCAAGTCGGAAGAAAAAGTAAAAGCGGATCCGGAAAAATATAAATACTGCTTCAGAGTATGTTTGAACGCTGTATATCTGGTGAAATATCTCGCGCAATCGCTTGGTTCCCTGAAGAATGATTTTGGATTCAACAAGATTTTCGCGATGCATCAGGATGTTTTGTGGGCCAAAGCCACCGCGGAAGGAACCTTGAAAGTGGCTTCAGGGCAGTTCGGATGGGAAAATTTGGGAACCGAGGCGTACCCCACGGGTTCGTCGGATTTTTCCGCTGGACTTAGCAAAGCAAAAAGCAAAGGTGCTCAGGTCATTCTTCCAGTGTTCGACATGGCCCAGAGCGGTATTCTTCTCAAACAATGGCAACAGATGAAAATCCCTGCAATGGTGGCAGGGTTCATTTCTCCCATGGCGGGGCCGGGCGCATGGAAAACGTTTGAAGGAAAAATAGGCGGACTTCTCAATACCACATTTGAAATCGGCAGTGCCATTCCCACCGAAAAATACGCTCCCGCGAAAAAATTCTACGACGACTACGCGAAAAAATACGGAACACCTATGGAAGCAGGGCACGGCCCGGCTCCCTCGTACGATTCCGTGTACATTCTCGCTGAAGCAATAGAAAGAGCCGGTACGCTGGATCCGGACAAACTCGTTGCAGAGATAAAGAAGACCGACAGAGCCGGAGTTATCGGACGAATCAAATTCGATGACGGTAATCAGGTGATTTACGGGAACGACCCCACGCAAACAGCGTGTGGATGCATCTTCCAGTGGACCGATGACGGCAAACGCGTAATCGTATTCCCTGAAGCGCTCGCAGAAGGCAAAATCAAACTCCCCAGTTGGGTAAAAACATCTAAATAG
- a CDS encoding MBL fold metallo-hydrolase → MKITFWGTRGSIASPGPETVVYGGNTTCLELNLASDCIIVIDAGTGIRRLGDHLLKRSENTCIHLLITHIHWDHVLGFPFFAPLFTPSCHIEVDGSPRAMEGLQRVFSSNYIDGTWPLRFEDLKARIEHSQKLRNGSVEIGGTLVESHKIQHPQGGVGFKFTEEKKTFVFITDNELLDQGWSGTSFSDFVSFCSGADLLVHDCQYTTAEIRDRRGWGHSDVRSVSRLAVEAGVKRLFLFHHDPWRTDEGVASMVQECSDLVASKAASIEVEGAREGQILDL, encoded by the coding sequence ATGAAAATTACGTTTTGGGGGACGAGAGGATCGATAGCTTCTCCAGGCCCGGAAACCGTTGTGTACGGTGGAAACACCACCTGTCTCGAACTGAATCTGGCATCGGATTGTATCATCGTCATTGATGCAGGCACAGGCATTCGACGTTTGGGCGACCATCTTCTAAAACGCAGTGAGAACACCTGTATACACCTTCTGATAACGCACATCCACTGGGATCATGTTCTGGGTTTTCCCTTTTTCGCTCCTCTGTTCACACCGAGCTGTCACATTGAAGTGGACGGATCTCCGAGAGCAATGGAAGGTCTCCAGCGAGTGTTCAGCTCGAATTATATCGATGGGACGTGGCCTCTCCGGTTCGAGGACCTCAAGGCCCGCATAGAACATTCTCAGAAACTGCGCAACGGTTCGGTAGAGATTGGCGGTACCCTGGTTGAAAGCCACAAGATCCAGCATCCACAAGGCGGCGTAGGGTTCAAATTTACCGAAGAGAAGAAAACATTCGTATTCATCACGGATAACGAACTGCTCGACCAGGGCTGGTCCGGCACCAGCTTCTCGGATTTCGTATCCTTCTGTTCGGGTGCAGATCTCCTTGTGCATGATTGTCAGTACACCACGGCTGAGATTCGAGATCGTCGCGGATGGGGACATTCCGACGTCCGTTCCGTGTCTCGACTGGCTGTTGAAGCAGGCGTCAAGAGACTGTTTTTGTTCCACCACGATCCCTGGCGGACCGATGAGGGAGTCGCGTCCATGGTTCAGGAATGCTCGGACCTGGTTGCCTCAAAGGCGGCCTCAATCGAAGTGGAAGGAGCACGTGAAGGACAGATCCTGGATTTGTGA
- the bioF gene encoding 8-amino-7-oxononanoate synthase codes for MVSLRADSSPWTSDIRDLKQRNLYRLMPDVSGIPGRIIHVNGREALNFSSNNYLGLAGHPKIIEATVRSVREFGAGSTASRLIAGNTEIHRELERFIAEWKGVEAAVLFGSGYQANVGVISCLMGPDDLIVSDELNHASIIDGCRLAKSRVIVYPHFDLNSIEDALRLPGFRRKLVVTESVFSMDGDRAPLREIDSLCRKWGASLMVDEAHASGVLGPCGQGLASEMGVVPEIQMGTLGKAAGTGGAYVAGSRSLIELIVNRARSLIYTTAAPPATIGAALEALKIVISPEGDKRRARLAHNSEVFNGLLCQEFSLDTPPSHIVPVMIGDSGRTMSISTACMDGGIFAHGIRFPTVPEGTARLRFTLMSDHTDADLKKAVDILKTAFENSRSDPKCAASAIDHVQVST; via the coding sequence ATGGTCAGCTTGCGGGCGGACAGCAGCCCATGGACTTCAGATATCAGGGATTTGAAACAAAGGAATCTGTATCGGCTCATGCCGGATGTCTCGGGCATTCCGGGCAGAATTATTCACGTAAACGGCCGCGAGGCCCTGAATTTTTCAAGCAACAATTATTTGGGTCTGGCAGGACATCCGAAAATAATCGAAGCTACGGTCCGATCGGTTCGCGAATTCGGCGCAGGTTCCACAGCTTCTCGGCTGATTGCCGGAAACACCGAAATTCATCGTGAGCTGGAACGTTTTATTGCCGAATGGAAAGGAGTGGAGGCAGCAGTCCTTTTCGGCAGTGGGTATCAGGCAAATGTGGGGGTGATTTCCTGTCTGATGGGACCGGACGATCTGATCGTAAGCGACGAACTGAATCACGCCAGCATCATTGACGGATGCCGCCTGGCAAAGAGCCGGGTGATTGTGTACCCCCATTTTGACTTGAATTCCATTGAGGATGCTCTTCGATTACCCGGATTCAGGCGAAAGCTTGTAGTAACGGAGTCGGTATTTTCCATGGACGGAGATCGAGCACCTCTGCGAGAGATCGATTCCCTGTGCAGGAAATGGGGAGCCTCACTCATGGTTGACGAAGCCCACGCTTCGGGCGTTCTCGGGCCTTGCGGCCAAGGATTGGCTTCGGAAATGGGGGTCGTTCCGGAAATTCAGATGGGCACTCTCGGGAAAGCCGCCGGGACTGGTGGCGCGTACGTTGCCGGAAGCAGATCGCTGATCGAGCTTATCGTGAACAGGGCAAGGTCTCTGATCTACACCACCGCGGCCCCGCCCGCGACAATTGGGGCTGCTCTGGAAGCGCTCAAGATCGTGATCTCACCTGAAGGAGACAAAAGGAGAGCGCGTCTTGCCCATAATAGCGAGGTGTTCAACGGCTTGCTTTGTCAGGAGTTTTCTCTCGACACTCCGCCCTCTCACATAGTACCCGTTATGATCGGGGATTCCGGCAGAACCATGAGTATAAGCACCGCGTGCATGGATGGAGGGATCTTTGCGCACGGCATACGTTTTCCCACGGTGCCGGAAGGAACCGCACGCTTGAGATTCACTCTGATGAGCGATCACACTGACGCTGACCTGAAGAAAGCGGTCGATATCCTGAAAACGGCTTTTGAGAATTCACGCAGCGATCCCAAATGCGCTGCATCTGCAATAGATCATGTCCAGGTTTCAACCTGA
- a CDS encoding AAA family ATPase, producing MFDSIESLQQRLLNEKYIPDRSLATVLYLAWTLKKPLFLEGEPGVGKTETAAVMARVLGTELIRLQCYEGLDANHALYEWNYPRQILAIKLGEQCGTEKELLGKTIFTEEFLIKRPLLEAILSARDKEPVLLIDEIDRSDEEFEALLLEVLSDFQISIPEIGTLKAVRKPLVILTSNRTRDIHDALKRRCLYHWIDYPTPQKEREIISARMPAVSESLALQVALFMQRLRSQDFLKRPGVAESLDWAAALLALDRTSLDEETIQETLGCILKYREDLMRFHELWNETGFRQTMLTDVLEKLC from the coding sequence ATGTTCGATTCCATAGAATCTTTGCAGCAACGTTTACTCAATGAAAAGTACATACCCGATCGGTCCTTGGCTACAGTTCTGTATTTGGCCTGGACACTCAAGAAACCTTTGTTCCTGGAAGGAGAGCCCGGGGTCGGGAAAACCGAAACTGCCGCAGTAATGGCTCGAGTACTGGGAACAGAACTCATTCGGTTACAGTGCTATGAAGGCTTGGACGCCAATCATGCCTTGTATGAATGGAATTATCCGAGACAGATACTCGCGATCAAGTTGGGCGAACAGTGTGGAACCGAAAAAGAATTGCTCGGTAAGACAATTTTTACTGAAGAATTCCTCATAAAACGACCGCTTCTGGAAGCCATCCTTTCAGCCAGGGACAAGGAACCGGTCCTGCTTATAGACGAGATAGATCGTTCAGATGAAGAATTCGAAGCCTTGCTCCTGGAAGTACTGTCCGATTTTCAGATATCCATCCCGGAAATCGGAACGCTCAAAGCAGTCCGCAAACCGCTCGTGATACTGACCTCAAATCGTACCAGGGATATTCATGATGCATTGAAGCGCCGCTGTCTCTACCACTGGATAGACTATCCCACTCCCCAAAAGGAGCGAGAGATAATCAGTGCAAGAATGCCTGCGGTTAGCGAATCGCTCGCTCTTCAAGTTGCACTCTTTATGCAAAGGTTACGATCCCAGGATTTTCTCAAGAGACCGGGTGTGGCCGAAAGTCTCGATTGGGCCGCAGCACTGCTGGCTCTGGATAGGACTTCACTGGACGAGGAGACGATTCAGGAAACGCTTGGATGCATTCTCAAGTATCGTGAGGACCTGATGCGCTTCCACGAGCTTTGGAATGAAACCGGATTCCGGCAGACCATGTTAACGGACGTGCTGGAGAAACTGTGCTGA
- a CDS encoding vWA domain-containing protein, with protein MLSDHETSDAHFSHIPRDSLAGAVILFSRVLKKNGLSISIPAVMDALQGIIHVGIENRDDFKATLRTVFTTRVDEWALFERLFAQFWTEEVSDETGDDGHPEAETDPYQQSSEVEVFPAEAVDSDLREREARNAKPYVIYSPVEILKQQDFKDVSEDFDPRMAQLIREILAPLLRRASRRSRPVRASTALDFRRMFRRNLKYGGELYELPGIAPRQKIRRIVFLCDVSGSMNPYQRFILGFIKELQNLPTKVESFVFATELHRITPYLKRLPFGRALHQISESVRDWSGGTRIGQCLHKFNREWGSLLGASTVLLIHSDGWDRGDTRILEQEISRIHRRAYRVIWINPLLGSASYEPTCRGMRVALPHIDYFLSGHNLLSLERISGTLRGFF; from the coding sequence GTGCTGAGCGATCATGAAACATCAGACGCCCATTTTTCCCACATTCCCAGGGATTCTCTTGCCGGCGCTGTCATACTCTTCAGTCGTGTGCTGAAAAAAAACGGTCTTTCAATTTCGATTCCCGCAGTAATGGACGCGCTTCAGGGAATCATCCATGTGGGAATAGAAAATCGCGACGATTTCAAAGCGACGTTGAGAACAGTGTTCACGACGAGAGTCGATGAATGGGCTCTCTTCGAGCGCTTGTTTGCGCAATTCTGGACAGAGGAAGTTTCGGACGAAACGGGCGATGATGGGCATCCCGAAGCCGAAACGGATCCGTATCAGCAGTCTTCTGAAGTAGAAGTTTTTCCAGCAGAAGCAGTGGATTCCGATCTTCGGGAGCGTGAAGCTCGGAATGCAAAACCTTACGTCATCTACTCTCCGGTGGAAATTCTGAAACAGCAGGATTTCAAAGATGTGTCTGAAGATTTCGATCCCCGCATGGCACAGCTCATCAGAGAAATCCTCGCTCCGCTGCTCAGACGTGCGTCCCGCCGGAGCCGTCCGGTGCGAGCATCCACCGCTCTCGACTTCAGACGGATGTTCCGGCGTAATCTGAAGTACGGCGGGGAATTGTACGAACTTCCGGGCATTGCACCGAGACAAAAGATCCGGCGTATTGTTTTTCTCTGTGATGTGAGCGGCTCCATGAATCCGTACCAGAGGTTCATCCTGGGATTCATAAAGGAACTGCAGAACCTGCCTACAAAGGTGGAAAGCTTTGTTTTCGCCACGGAGTTGCACAGAATTACTCCTTATTTGAAACGATTACCGTTTGGCAGGGCTCTTCATCAAATATCGGAAAGTGTTCGAGACTGGTCGGGTGGAACTCGGATCGGCCAATGTCTGCACAAGTTTAATCGCGAATGGGGGTCGCTCCTGGGAGCTTCCACGGTCCTGCTCATACATTCCGACGGTTGGGATAGAGGGGATACGAGAATCCTGGAGCAGGAGATTTCCAGGATCCATCGCCGGGCGTATAGAGTGATCTGGATCAATCCGCTGTTAGGCAGCGCTTCTTATGAACCTACGTGTAGAGGAATGCGTGTGGCGCTTCCCCACATCGACTATTTTCTGTCCGGCCACAATCTCTTGAGCCTGGAACGGATTTCCGGAACGCTTCGGGGATTTTTTTAG
- a CDS encoding winged helix-turn-helix domain-containing protein, whose protein sequence is MVLRVRSKIWIENDKGQLVIGTGRLRILQTILETGSINKAAQKLKQPFRAVWGKIKATEERCGFKIVERTSEGSKLTREGLELLWTYTRLRNRCEKFTDTQFSDLFGTSATTQDPKDTAEH, encoded by the coding sequence ATGGTTCTTCGAGTCCGGTCCAAAATCTGGATCGAAAATGACAAAGGCCAGCTTGTGATAGGTACTGGCAGGCTAAGAATTCTGCAAACGATTCTCGAAACAGGTTCCATCAACAAGGCCGCTCAAAAGCTTAAACAACCTTTTCGCGCTGTGTGGGGTAAGATAAAGGCTACAGAAGAACGCTGCGGTTTTAAAATAGTCGAGCGAACGAGCGAGGGGTCCAAGCTTACCAGAGAAGGCCTGGAACTCCTCTGGACCTATACACGACTTCGAAATCGATGTGAGAAGTTTACAGATACACAGTTTTCAGATCTGTTTGGCACTTCGGCTACGACACAGGACCCCAAAGACACTGCGGAACATTAA
- the fdhD gene encoding formate dehydrogenase accessory sulfurtransferase FdhD, which translates to MSNSQDHSGEKLTIERPGQRYTDGNLEARTIHLAREVPYTLFVNDREILSMATLPTHLRELFVGFMVSEGVLLSPSEILECAVDHGNRLIRLELDVPDERLEKVEKRGMLTSGCAGGLVFSVETAAAPRAGTREPLQISTSCILDRMRELDTFRGIYSITRGVHAASAATDKETLIILEDLGRHNAVDKIVGHCFLQGIDPKDKLLLTTGRITSEVLTKAARSNFPMVISRSSASAMAVAMGEQSGIDVITYVRGGRFNYFSHGGVKLSVGSCQKD; encoded by the coding sequence TTGAGCAACAGTCAGGACCACTCCGGTGAAAAGCTTACCATAGAAAGACCCGGACAAAGATACACCGACGGAAATCTGGAGGCCAGGACTATACACCTCGCCCGCGAAGTTCCTTACACGCTCTTTGTAAACGACCGAGAAATCCTCTCGATGGCCACATTGCCAACTCATTTACGGGAACTCTTTGTTGGTTTCATGGTTTCCGAGGGAGTGCTCTTGTCTCCATCCGAGATCCTGGAATGTGCGGTAGATCACGGCAATAGACTGATTCGTCTCGAATTGGATGTTCCGGACGAACGCCTCGAGAAGGTGGAAAAAAGGGGTATGCTCACATCAGGGTGCGCAGGCGGTTTGGTCTTTTCCGTGGAAACAGCTGCGGCTCCCCGCGCCGGAACGCGAGAGCCCCTTCAGATTTCCACCTCATGCATTCTCGACCGAATGCGTGAGCTGGACACCTTCCGCGGAATTTATAGTATTACCAGAGGAGTGCATGCTGCATCCGCGGCGACGGATAAAGAGACATTGATCATCCTCGAAGATCTGGGCCGTCACAATGCGGTGGATAAGATAGTCGGCCACTGCTTTCTCCAGGGGATCGACCCGAAAGACAAGCTACTTCTCACCACGGGAAGGATTACTTCGGAGGTCCTGACGAAAGCGGCACGCAGCAACTTTCCCATGGTGATCTCACGATCCAGTGCAAGCGCCATGGCAGTGGCTATGGGTGAACAGTCAGGTATAGATGTGATAACGTATGTACGAGGCGGCCGATTCAACTATTTTTCTCACGGCGGGGTAAAGCTTTCCGTGGGGAGTTGTCAGAAAGACTGA